A part of Streptomyces sp. NBC_01497 genomic DNA contains:
- a CDS encoding 3-hydroxybutyrate dehydrogenase — protein sequence MTQTDASGTAPHPSGRPGGLAGLDLRGRTALVTGAASGIGRSCALRLAAAGARVRALDRDAAGLDALTAAYAAGGDGSLAAEVLDLTDLDAAERAAAGADILVNNAGLQLVKPIEEFPGEVFHTVLTVMLEAPFRLIKGALPHMYASGWGRIVNISSVHGLRASPYKSAYVAAKHGLEGLSKTAALEGAAHGVTSNCVNPAYVRTPLVERQIADQAAAHGIPAERVVREVMLTDTALKRLLEPEEVAEALAYLCTEQASFITGSSLPLDGGWTAH from the coding sequence ATGACGCAGACCGACGCGAGCGGCACCGCCCCCCACCCCTCAGGCCGCCCGGGCGGCCTCGCCGGTCTCGACCTGCGGGGCCGCACCGCCCTCGTCACCGGTGCCGCGAGCGGCATCGGCAGGTCCTGCGCGCTGCGGCTCGCCGCCGCCGGGGCGAGAGTCAGGGCGCTGGACCGGGACGCGGCGGGGCTCGACGCGCTGACCGCCGCGTACGCCGCCGGCGGTGACGGGAGCCTGGCGGCCGAGGTGCTCGACCTCACCGACCTCGACGCCGCCGAACGCGCGGCGGCCGGCGCGGACATCCTCGTCAACAACGCCGGGCTGCAACTGGTGAAACCCATCGAGGAGTTCCCCGGCGAGGTCTTCCACACCGTGCTCACGGTGATGCTGGAGGCGCCGTTCCGGCTCATCAAGGGCGCGCTCCCGCACATGTACGCGTCCGGGTGGGGCCGGATCGTCAACATCTCCTCGGTGCACGGGCTGCGTGCCTCGCCCTACAAGTCCGCGTACGTGGCCGCCAAGCACGGCCTGGAGGGGCTGTCGAAGACCGCCGCGCTTGAAGGCGCGGCCCACGGGGTGACCTCCAACTGCGTCAACCCCGCCTACGTACGCACGCCGCTGGTGGAGCGGCAGATCGCGGACCAGGCCGCGGCGCACGGCATCCCGGCGGAGCGCGTGGTGCGCGAGGTGATGCTCACGGACACGGCGCTCAAGCGGCTGCTGGAGCCCGAGGAGGTCGCCGAGGCCCTCGCGTACCTGTGCACGGAGCAGGCGTCGTTCATCACCGGCTCGTCGCTGCCGCTGGACGGTGGCTGGACCGCGCACTGA
- a CDS encoding glutamate racemase, whose translation MKIALMDSGIGLLAAAAAVRGLRPDAELVLSHDPDGMPWGPRTPQDVTARALAVARAAAEHRPVALIVACNTASVHALPALRAAFEPGLPVVGTVPAIKPAAAGGGRIAVWATPATTGSPYQRGLIADFGAGADVTEVPCPGLADAVEHADDEAIDKAVAAAAALTPRDVRALVLGCTHYELVRERIAAAVAPGTLLYGSAGAVATQALRRAGLEPDPEAAPAGPPAVLASGRDAELPRAALGYPEGLLLAMVGQPG comes from the coding sequence GTGAAGATCGCGCTCATGGACTCCGGCATCGGGCTGCTCGCGGCGGCGGCCGCTGTACGGGGGCTGCGGCCGGACGCCGAGCTCGTTCTCTCCCATGATCCCGACGGTATGCCGTGGGGCCCCCGCACCCCGCAGGACGTCACCGCGCGGGCGCTCGCCGTGGCCCGCGCCGCCGCCGAGCACCGGCCCGTCGCGCTGATCGTCGCCTGCAACACCGCGTCGGTGCACGCCCTGCCCGCGTTGCGCGCCGCGTTCGAGCCCGGTCTGCCGGTCGTCGGTACGGTCCCCGCGATCAAGCCCGCGGCGGCGGGCGGCGGCCGGATCGCCGTGTGGGCGACCCCGGCGACCACCGGCAGCCCCTACCAGCGGGGACTGATCGCCGACTTCGGCGCGGGCGCCGACGTCACCGAGGTGCCGTGCCCCGGTCTCGCGGACGCGGTCGAGCACGCCGACGACGAGGCGATCGACAAGGCTGTCGCCGCCGCCGCCGCGCTCACCCCGCGCGACGTCCGGGCGCTGGTGCTCGGCTGCACCCACTACGAACTCGTACGGGAACGGATCGCCGCGGCCGTCGCTCCCGGCACCCTGCTGTACGGCTCGGCGGGCGCTGTCGCGACCCAGGCACTGCGCAGGGCGGGACTCGAACCGGATCCCGAGGCGGCCCCGGCGGGCCCGCCTGCCGTCCTCGCGAGCGGCCGGGACGCCGAACTGCCCCGGGCGGCGCTCGGCTACCCCGAGGGCCTGCTGCTCGCCATGGTGGGCCAGCCGGGCTGA
- the lnt gene encoding apolipoprotein N-acyltransferase — MSATVTSVETPQPEPAPAPATAKQRLPARLARPAAAVAGGLLLYASFPPRPLWFLALPGLALYGWSLYGRRLRAGFGLGLLGGLAFLLPLLVWTSVEVGSFPWIALSVAEAVFMGFAGLGIAAVSRLPVWPLWAAGMWIAGEAARSRFPFGGFSWGKIAFGQADGVFLPLAAVGGTPLLSFAVVLCGFGLAEAVRQAVAYRRTKVVPRGAVTAAAVTVLAPLAGAFAALPLVSNTPEKGSATVAAIQGNVPRMGLDFNSQRAAVLDNHARQTLKLAAEVKAGKRPKPDIVLWPENSSDIDPLHDEGARLTIDAAVKAIGVPTEVGTLVQNPGPDGKLYNTLINWSPTSGPGAIYEKRHIQPFGEYMPMRSIAEKFSKDVDLVREDFTPGTKVGVFTMAGIKVGFATCYEAAFDNDVRDPVTAGAEILAVPSNNATFDRSEMTYQQLAMDQVRAVEHSRAVVVPTTSGVSAIIRPDGTVAQRSGMFTPAILEEKVPLRTSLTPATRLGTGPEWLLVAVGAAGVVLVVVRTVRARRSGAAASDA, encoded by the coding sequence GTGAGCGCCACCGTAACGTCGGTCGAGACCCCGCAGCCCGAGCCCGCCCCGGCTCCCGCCACCGCCAAACAGCGCTTGCCGGCCCGGCTGGCCAGACCGGCCGCCGCGGTCGCCGGGGGGCTCCTGCTGTACGCGAGCTTCCCGCCGCGCCCCCTGTGGTTCCTCGCCCTGCCCGGCCTCGCGCTGTACGGCTGGAGCCTGTACGGACGCAGGCTGCGGGCCGGCTTCGGCCTCGGCCTGCTCGGGGGACTCGCGTTCCTGCTGCCGCTGCTGGTGTGGACGAGCGTCGAAGTGGGGTCCTTCCCCTGGATCGCGCTGTCCGTCGCCGAGGCGGTGTTCATGGGCTTCGCCGGTCTGGGCATCGCGGCCGTCAGCAGGCTGCCCGTATGGCCGCTGTGGGCGGCCGGGATGTGGATCGCCGGGGAGGCCGCCAGGTCCCGGTTCCCGTTCGGCGGCTTCTCCTGGGGAAAGATCGCCTTCGGCCAGGCGGACGGCGTGTTCCTGCCCCTCGCCGCCGTCGGCGGCACGCCCCTGCTGAGCTTCGCCGTCGTCCTGTGCGGCTTCGGACTCGCCGAGGCCGTCCGCCAGGCCGTCGCGTACCGCAGGACCAAGGTGGTGCCGCGGGGGGCGGTGACCGCCGCGGCCGTCACCGTCCTCGCGCCCCTCGCGGGCGCGTTCGCGGCGCTGCCCCTGGTGTCGAACACCCCCGAGAAGGGCTCCGCCACCGTCGCCGCGATCCAGGGCAACGTGCCGCGCATGGGCCTCGACTTCAACTCCCAGCGCGCCGCCGTGCTCGACAACCACGCACGGCAGACCCTCAAGCTCGCCGCGGAGGTCAAGGCGGGCAAGCGGCCGAAGCCCGACATCGTGCTGTGGCCGGAGAACTCCTCGGACATTGACCCGCTGCATGACGAGGGCGCGCGCCTGACCATCGACGCCGCGGTGAAGGCCATCGGGGTGCCCACCGAGGTCGGCACCCTCGTGCAGAACCCGGGGCCCGACGGGAAGCTCTACAACACGCTCATCAACTGGAGCCCCACGAGCGGCCCCGGCGCGATCTACGAGAAGCGCCACATCCAGCCGTTCGGCGAGTACATGCCGATGCGCTCCATCGCGGAGAAGTTCAGCAAGGACGTCGACCTGGTCCGCGAGGACTTCACCCCGGGCACCAAGGTCGGCGTGTTCACCATGGCGGGCATCAAGGTCGGCTTCGCCACCTGCTACGAGGCGGCCTTCGACAACGACGTGCGCGACCCGGTCACGGCGGGTGCCGAGATCCTCGCCGTACCCAGCAACAACGCGACCTTCGACCGCAGCGAGATGACGTACCAGCAGCTCGCCATGGACCAGGTGCGCGCGGTGGAGCACAGCCGCGCCGTCGTCGTCCCGACCACCAGCGGTGTCAGCGCGATCATCCGCCCCGACGGCACCGTCGCCCAGCGCAGCGGCATGTTCACGCCGGCCATCCTGGAGGAGAAGGTCCCGCTGCGCACGTCGCTCACCCCGGCGACGCGGCTCGGTACCGGTCCCGAGTGGCTGCTCGTCGCGGTCGGCGCCGCGGGCGTCGTCCTCGTGGTGGTGCGTACCGTACGGGCCCGGCGCAGCGGTGCGGCGGCGTCCGACGCCTGA
- a CDS encoding NUDIX hydrolase, with translation MGTPDFIKDIRTGAGHQLLLLPGVTAIVFDDDGRVLLGRRADNGEWALIAGIPEPGEQPAAAAVREVYEETGVHCETERVVSVHATRRPITYPNGDVCQFMDITFACRAVGGEARVNDEESLEVAWFQVDSLPQLRDFALFRLKQALAEAPTWFEPATG, from the coding sequence ATGGGAACACCTGACTTCATCAAGGACATCCGGACCGGCGCCGGTCACCAGCTGCTTCTGCTGCCCGGAGTCACCGCGATCGTCTTCGACGACGACGGACGGGTACTGCTGGGCCGCCGCGCGGACAACGGCGAATGGGCGCTCATCGCGGGCATCCCCGAGCCGGGTGAACAGCCCGCCGCCGCCGCGGTGCGCGAGGTGTACGAGGAGACGGGCGTGCACTGCGAGACGGAACGCGTCGTCTCGGTGCACGCGACGCGACGGCCCATCACGTACCCGAACGGCGACGTGTGCCAGTTCATGGACATCACCTTCGCCTGCCGGGCGGTCGGGGGCGAGGCGCGCGTGAATGACGAGGAGTCCCTGGAAGTGGCCTGGTTCCAGGTCGACTCGCTGCCCCAGTTGCGGGACTTCGCACTGTTCCGCCTCAAGCAGGCGCTCGCCGAGGCGCCCACCTGGTTCGAGCCGGCGACCGGCTGA
- a CDS encoding glycosyltransferase, with amino-acid sequence MSVVGWISVVSLALWCWLLVGQGFFWRTDQRLPERAQGVPAQERWPSVAIVVPARDEAEVLPLSLPSLLAQAYPGTAEVFLVDDGSSDGTGDLARSLAERDGGLPLTVLTPGEPEAGWTGKLWAVRHGITRARAKEPEYLLLTDADIAHEPDSLRRLVESARGGGYDMVSQMARLRVESFWEKLVVPAFVYFFSQLYPFRWINRAGSRTAAAAGGCVLLRTEAAERARVPESIRQAVIDDVSLARAVQGSGGRIWLGLADRVDSVRPYPRLADLWKMVSRSAYAQLRHNPLVLFGTVVGLALIYLVPPVMTVTGLAGADAWAGWAGAAAWALMTGTYLPMLRYYREPWWTAPLLPFTALLYLLMTVDSAVQHYRGRGAAWKGRTYSRPEAEATPEA; translated from the coding sequence GTGAGCGTCGTTGGGTGGATCTCGGTGGTGTCGCTGGCCCTCTGGTGCTGGCTGTTGGTGGGGCAGGGCTTCTTCTGGCGTACGGACCAGCGCCTGCCGGAGCGGGCGCAGGGCGTGCCCGCGCAGGAGCGGTGGCCCTCGGTCGCGATCGTCGTGCCCGCGCGCGACGAGGCGGAAGTGCTGCCGCTGAGCCTGCCGTCGCTGCTGGCACAGGCCTACCCCGGCACGGCCGAGGTCTTCCTCGTCGACGACGGCAGCAGTGACGGCACCGGCGATCTGGCGCGCTCGCTCGCGGAGCGGGACGGCGGACTGCCCCTGACGGTCCTTACGCCCGGTGAGCCGGAGGCGGGGTGGACGGGCAAGCTGTGGGCCGTACGCCACGGCATCACGCGGGCGCGTGCCAAGGAGCCCGAGTACCTGCTGCTGACGGACGCGGACATCGCCCACGAGCCGGACAGCCTGCGCCGACTGGTGGAGTCGGCGCGCGGCGGCGGCTACGACATGGTGTCCCAGATGGCGCGGCTGAGGGTCGAGAGCTTCTGGGAGAAGCTCGTGGTGCCGGCGTTCGTGTACTTCTTCTCCCAGCTGTACCCGTTCCGCTGGATCAACAGGGCCGGGTCGCGCACGGCCGCCGCCGCGGGCGGCTGCGTGCTGCTGCGGACCGAGGCGGCGGAGCGTGCCCGGGTGCCGGAGTCGATCCGGCAGGCCGTGATCGACGACGTGTCGCTGGCGCGTGCCGTGCAGGGCAGCGGCGGCCGGATCTGGCTGGGCCTCGCCGACCGGGTCGACAGTGTCCGGCCCTACCCGCGCCTCGCCGACCTGTGGAAGATGGTCTCCCGCAGCGCGTACGCGCAGTTGCGGCACAACCCCCTCGTGCTGTTCGGCACGGTGGTGGGGCTGGCGCTGATCTACCTGGTGCCGCCGGTCATGACCGTCACCGGGCTCGCGGGCGCGGACGCCTGGGCGGGCTGGGCAGGTGCCGCCGCCTGGGCCCTGATGACCGGCACGTACCTGCCGATGCTGCGCTACTACCGCGAGCCGTGGTGGACGGCGCCGCTCCTGCCCTTCACCGCGCTGCTGTACCTGCTGATGACCGTCGACTCGGCCGTGCAGCACTACCGGGGGCGGGGCGCCGCCTGGAAGGGCCGCACCTACTCCCGGCCCGAGGCCGAGGCGACGCCCGAGGCCTGA
- a CDS encoding acyl-CoA dehydrogenase family protein — protein sequence MSRARSTTDTPPLRGGSPPPLDLGRLPAVTAALAERAAEHDRDATFPYEGFAHVHAAGLLTATVGARHGGPGASLADTVRILRALGAGDPAVALVSAMTLFTHAAEARTPSWPGAAYAELLAASAEGPALVNALRVEPQLGSPVRGGLPATTARRDGGNWRLTGRKIYSTGAVGLSHLLVFARTDEDPVRVGSFVVRAGRPGLTVEPTWDHVGLRASRSDDVVLDSVRVPLDDVLHLAPAGDTPGARPDAVTGAWNALGLPALYLGVARAALDWLTGFLHERVPTALGAPLATLPRFRTAVGEIEASLLGADTLVDTYARRVDAGDAEAAREAGAIKVLATRAAISAVEAAVALTGNHGLTRANPLQRHHRDVLCSRVHTPQDDSVLLALGGAVLDRAAPGSPAATSHGTPPATTSRTQKGN from the coding sequence ATGAGCCGTGCCCGCTCCACCACCGACACACCACCCCTCAGGGGCGGGTCGCCCCCGCCCCTCGACCTCGGGCGGCTGCCCGCCGTCACCGCCGCCCTCGCCGAGCGGGCCGCGGAGCACGACCGCGACGCCACCTTCCCCTACGAGGGGTTCGCGCACGTCCACGCCGCAGGGCTGCTGACCGCGACGGTGGGCGCCCGGCACGGGGGCCCCGGCGCCTCACTCGCCGACACGGTCCGCATCCTGCGCGCGCTCGGCGCGGGCGACCCGGCCGTCGCCCTGGTGAGCGCGATGACCCTGTTCACCCATGCCGCCGAGGCCCGTACACCGAGCTGGCCCGGGGCCGCCTACGCGGAGCTCCTCGCCGCGTCGGCCGAAGGGCCCGCACTGGTCAACGCGTTGCGGGTGGAACCCCAACTCGGCAGCCCCGTACGCGGGGGCCTGCCCGCGACCACCGCCCGCAGGGACGGCGGGAACTGGCGGCTGACCGGGCGCAAGATCTACTCGACGGGCGCGGTGGGCCTCAGCCACCTGCTCGTCTTCGCAAGGACCGACGAGGACCCCGTGCGCGTCGGCTCGTTCGTCGTCAGGGCCGGCAGGCCCGGCCTCACCGTGGAGCCGACCTGGGACCATGTCGGTCTGCGCGCCAGCCGCAGCGACGACGTCGTCCTCGACTCCGTACGCGTACCGCTCGACGACGTGCTCCACCTCGCGCCGGCCGGTGACACCCCCGGCGCCCGCCCGGACGCGGTGACCGGCGCGTGGAACGCGCTCGGCCTGCCCGCCCTCTACCTCGGCGTCGCGCGCGCGGCCCTCGACTGGCTGACCGGCTTCCTGCACGAACGCGTGCCGACCGCGCTCGGCGCACCGCTCGCCACCCTGCCCCGGTTCCGGACGGCCGTCGGTGAGATCGAGGCGTCCCTGCTCGGTGCCGACACGCTGGTGGACACCTACGCCCGGCGCGTCGACGCGGGGGACGCGGAGGCGGCGCGGGAGGCGGGCGCCATCAAGGTGCTGGCGACCCGCGCGGCGATCAGCGCCGTGGAAGCGGCCGTCGCACTGACCGGCAACCACGGCCTGACCCGGGCCAACCCGCTCCAGCGCCACCACCGCGACGTGCTGTGCTCCCGCGTGCACACCCCGCAGGACGACTCCGTGCTCCTCGCCCTCGGCGGCGCGGTCCTCGACCGTGCCGCGCCCGGCTCCCCCGCCGCCACCTCGCACGGCACCCCGCCCGCCACCACATCCCGTACCCAGAAGGGGAACTGA
- a CDS encoding alpha/beta hydrolase produces the protein MTVTSSPARAGWHPPAGIAPRGTLLVLPGRGEHPLVYERFGRRLAFDGYVVHAVPVRPEDGPAEVLAAAHTAAGPDPVAPVVLVGSDTGALQALHAAASRESAPRIDAVVAAGTAPTGPGGTRHRDAGWDAELAARTSCPTHRARLSGDEVFVRGGLADPVPDSLRAEAVPGVPVLLLHGDADPVTPLEEAVRRAGRLPGAALGVVHGGVHDTLNDITHRTTAATVVLWLERLRANGAARPLLTLTDA, from the coding sequence ATGACCGTGACGTCCTCCCCCGCGCGCGCCGGCTGGCACCCGCCGGCGGGCATCGCCCCGCGCGGCACCCTGCTCGTCCTGCCCGGCCGGGGTGAACACCCGCTGGTGTACGAGCGGTTCGGCAGGCGCCTCGCCTTCGACGGCTATGTGGTGCACGCGGTCCCCGTCCGTCCCGAGGACGGGCCGGCCGAGGTGCTGGCCGCCGCGCACACGGCGGCGGGACCCGACCCGGTGGCACCCGTCGTCCTCGTGGGCTCCGACACGGGGGCGCTCCAGGCCCTGCACGCCGCCGCCTCGCGCGAGTCCGCGCCGCGGATCGACGCCGTGGTGGCGGCGGGTACCGCGCCCACCGGGCCCGGCGGCACACGGCACAGGGACGCCGGCTGGGACGCCGAACTGGCCGCCCGTACGTCCTGCCCGACGCACCGGGCGCGGCTGAGCGGTGACGAGGTGTTCGTACGCGGGGGCCTCGCCGACCCGGTGCCGGACTCGCTGCGCGCCGAGGCGGTGCCCGGGGTCCCCGTCCTGCTGCTGCACGGCGACGCGGACCCGGTCACCCCCCTGGAGGAGGCGGTGCGGCGGGCCGGGCGCCTGCCGGGCGCCGCGCTCGGTGTGGTGCACGGCGGGGTGCACGACACCCTCAACGACATCACGCACCGCACCACGGCGGCCACGGTCGTGCTCTGGCTGGAGCGGCTGCGCGCGAACGGCGCGGCACGGCCGCTGCTCACCCTCACCGACGCATGA
- a CDS encoding O-antigen ligase family protein translates to MAATQERPAVSGRGGAPGSVGVVVPGCCAVWALISAAAGNGRPEGVLLAVLAVVAGYACGRISGSLVPVAAAASASLTLLALAVVTARALRPDHLGEVAALLALAAGAACCAARAVTTGPWAWPLRLLVAAVIAEAVALGSTGGCVAAVAVTLSALAVRERSGGRVRGLALAVFGLVAAAAVGGTWALARGEPAPGGAVSAQRVALWRDAAAIAAGHPVFGAGPGRFAELSPAAALSVPPDDSPHSAALQEAAEQGVVGLALLACGYGWLLYGLARSPCATPVAVAAGASLTSLAVLATVSDALSFAPVTAAAGVLAGLATTNRAGAAPYG, encoded by the coding sequence TTGGCAGCGACACAGGAGAGACCTGCCGTCTCCGGGCGCGGCGGGGCGCCCGGATCGGTGGGGGTCGTCGTGCCCGGCTGTTGTGCCGTATGGGCGCTGATCAGCGCGGCGGCGGGCAACGGCAGGCCGGAGGGGGTCCTGCTCGCGGTGCTCGCCGTGGTGGCGGGATACGCGTGCGGGCGGATCAGCGGATCGCTCGTGCCGGTCGCCGCGGCCGCGAGCGCGTCGCTGACGCTGCTCGCGCTGGCCGTGGTCACCGCGCGGGCCCTGCGCCCGGACCATCTGGGCGAGGTCGCGGCGCTGCTGGCGCTGGCCGCGGGCGCGGCCTGCTGCGCGGCCCGGGCCGTCACCACGGGGCCGTGGGCCTGGCCGCTGCGGCTCCTGGTCGCGGCGGTGATCGCCGAAGCCGTCGCGCTGGGCTCGACCGGTGGCTGTGTGGCCGCCGTCGCCGTGACACTGAGCGCGCTGGCCGTACGGGAGCGGTCGGGCGGGCGGGTCCGCGGCCTGGCGCTGGCGGTGTTCGGGCTCGTCGCGGCGGCGGCGGTGGGCGGCACCTGGGCTCTCGCGCGCGGCGAGCCGGCGCCGGGCGGCGCGGTGTCCGCGCAGCGGGTCGCGCTGTGGCGCGACGCGGCGGCCATCGCCGCCGGGCATCCGGTGTTCGGTGCGGGTCCCGGCCGCTTCGCGGAGCTGAGCCCGGCCGCCGCGCTGTCGGTGCCGCCGGACGACAGCCCTCACTCGGCGGCGCTCCAGGAGGCGGCGGAACAGGGCGTGGTCGGTCTCGCCCTGCTGGCCTGCGGATACGGCTGGCTGCTGTACGGGCTCGCGCGCTCGCCGTGCGCGACGCCCGTCGCGGTGGCGGCGGGCGCGTCGCTGACGAGCCTCGCGGTCCTTGCGACGGTCAGCGACGCCCTGAGCTTCGCGCCGGTGACGGCGGCGGCGGGCGTCCTCGCCGGCCTGGCCACGACGAACCGGGCGGGCGCTGCGCCGTACGGGTGA
- a CDS encoding flavin reductase family protein yields the protein MTVSAQHSPAAREHSTRDTATRDTPGRETATRDRTARESTTREHPVREAAGQEAASPGHRPPATGPGGHSGAVLRRTLRRHASGVTVITVPGPAGFTATSFTSVSLDPALVSFCLGLTASTVAAVRAADRFAVHVLGTADTALATRFARSGVDRFAGASWTVGEDGLPLLDGVPAWLTAKVTLRQVVGDHLLVVGEVERGGGHHSGPALVHHDGAFAALAPLPPEPGR from the coding sequence ATGACCGTCTCCGCGCAGCACTCCCCCGCCGCCCGTGAGCACAGCACGCGCGACACCGCGACCCGCGACACCCCGGGCCGTGAGACCGCGACCCGTGACCGCACAGCCCGTGAGAGCACCACCCGCGAGCACCCCGTCCGCGAGGCGGCGGGGCAGGAGGCCGCCTCGCCCGGTCATCGCCCACCGGCCACCGGTCCGGGCGGGCACAGCGGTGCGGTCCTGCGGCGCACGCTGCGGCGCCACGCGTCGGGTGTCACGGTGATCACCGTGCCGGGCCCCGCCGGTTTCACCGCGACGTCGTTCACCTCGGTCTCGCTCGACCCGGCACTCGTCTCGTTCTGCCTGGGGCTCACGGCCTCGACGGTTGCGGCGGTCCGCGCGGCGGACCGGTTCGCCGTCCATGTGCTCGGCACGGCCGACACGGCGCTCGCGACGCGGTTCGCGCGCAGCGGCGTCGACCGCTTCGCGGGCGCGTCCTGGACGGTGGGTGAGGACGGGCTGCCGCTCCTCGACGGCGTACCCGCGTGGCTCACCGCGAAGGTGACCCTGCGTCAGGTGGTCGGCGACCACCTGCTGGTGGTGGGCGAGGTCGAGCGGGGCGGCGGCCATCACTCGGGTCCCGCGCTCGTGCACCACGACGGCGCGTTCGCCGCGCTCGCCCCGCTCCCACCGGAGCCCGGCCGCTGA
- a CDS encoding LLM class flavin-dependent oxidoreductase, whose amino-acid sequence MIGTQHASETHAPSGPAIDRAYTARFARAHEDAGFDRILIGYSSGRPDGVQVAAYVAAHTERLGLLVAHRPGFIAPTLAARTFTTLDQFTGGRVAVHIITGGNDTEQRRDGDFLDKDERYDRTDEYLSIVRRAWASPEPFSHEGRHYRFEDYANGVPPVHGTGIPLYFGGSSDAAYRVGGRHADTFALWGEPLAETAEQIASVRAAAVEAGRAGRPGISVSFRPILGATEELAWERAHRILDTIKSGSGRAFFDQARRGPQLGAPQNAGSRRLLAAAAKGDLHDRALWTPTASATGAGGNTTALVGTPETVARALLDYVDIGATTLLIRGYDPLDDAIDYGRHLLPLVRQELAHRAATAARPATAGSTR is encoded by the coding sequence ATGATCGGCACCCAGCACGCCTCGGAGACCCACGCGCCGAGCGGTCCCGCCATCGACCGGGCCTACACCGCGCGCTTCGCCCGGGCCCACGAGGACGCGGGCTTCGACCGCATCCTCATCGGCTACAGCTCGGGGCGCCCCGACGGGGTGCAGGTCGCGGCATACGTGGCGGCACACACCGAGCGCCTCGGTCTGCTCGTCGCGCACCGGCCCGGGTTCATCGCGCCCACCCTGGCGGCCCGTACGTTCACGACGCTCGACCAGTTCACCGGCGGCCGGGTGGCCGTGCACATCATCACCGGCGGCAACGACACCGAGCAGCGCAGGGACGGCGACTTCCTGGACAAGGACGAGCGCTACGACCGCACGGACGAGTACCTGTCGATCGTGCGCCGCGCCTGGGCGTCGCCGGAACCGTTCAGCCACGAGGGCCGCCACTACCGCTTCGAGGACTACGCGAACGGGGTGCCACCGGTCCATGGCACCGGCATCCCGCTGTACTTCGGCGGATCCTCCGACGCCGCGTACCGCGTCGGCGGCAGGCACGCGGACACGTTCGCGCTGTGGGGCGAACCCCTCGCCGAGACGGCGGAGCAGATAGCCTCCGTACGCGCGGCGGCCGTTGAAGCCGGACGCGCCGGACGACCCGGTATCAGTGTGTCGTTCCGGCCGATCCTCGGCGCCACCGAGGAGCTCGCCTGGGAGCGGGCACACCGCATCCTCGACACCATCAAGTCCGGTTCCGGGCGGGCGTTCTTCGACCAGGCGCGGCGCGGCCCGCAGCTCGGGGCGCCGCAGAACGCCGGCTCGCGGCGGCTGCTCGCCGCCGCCGCGAAGGGCGACCTGCACGATCGCGCGCTGTGGACACCGACCGCCTCGGCGACGGGCGCGGGCGGCAACACCACCGCCCTCGTGGGGACTCCGGAGACGGTGGCACGGGCCCTGCTCGACTACGTCGACATCGGCGCGACGACCCTCCTGATCCGGGGATACGACCCCCTGGACGACGCCATCGACTACGGCCGGCACCTGCTGCCGCTCGTCCGCCAGGAGCTGGCGCACCGCGCGGCAACCGCGGCGCGGCCCGCCACCGCGGGGAGCACCCGATGA